The Bacteroidota bacterium DNA segment CAGGTTAGCCGGTGACAATAACAGCCTGGCGATGGCCAGACGGGATTTCTCGCCACCTGACAGTGACTTCACCCATTTGTATATGGTATCACCGCCAAACAGGAAACTACCCAGAATATCTCTGACCTTTGAACGCATATCTCCCACTGCCACCTCATCGATCGTATCAAACACTGTTTTATTCTGATCGAGTAATTCAGCCTGGTTCTGGGCAAAATAACCAACCCTGATATTATGACCTAGTCTGGCATGGCCAGAATAATCAATGACACCGGCTATGATCTTCGACAGCGTAGACTTACCTTCACCATTCTTCCCTACAAATGCCACCTTCTCGTCCCTTGTGATGACAAAATCCAGTGCATTCAGAACAACAAGGTCGTCATATTTTTTTGTCAGGCTCCTGGCTTCAAAAACAACCTTTCCAGAGCGTTGTGCTGGAGGAAATACAAAATGAATCGATGATTTATCCACGACATCAATTTCGACAACCTCAATTTTCTCCAGTGTCTTAATCCTTGACTGTACCTGTTTAGATTTTGTATTTTTGTACCTGAACCGCTCTATAAAGCGTTCGATCTGAGCAATCTGCCGTTGCTGATTTGAATATGTGGCCAACTGTTTCTCTCTTTGCTGTTCACGAAGGATAACATAGCCGGAATAACTGGTTTTATAATCGTAAATTTTGCCCAGTGATATCTCGATGGTCCTTGTTGTAACATTATCCAGCAGAGCTCTGTCATGCGAAACAAGCACCACTGCTCCGGGGTAGTCAATAAGGAATTGCTCCAGCCACTGGATGGAGTCAATATCCAGGTGGTTTGTAGGCTCATCGAGTAAGAGGAGATCAGGTTTGCGGAGAAGTATCTTTGCCAGTTCCACCCTCATCTGCCATCCGCCGCTGAAAGTATTGAGAGGGCGTTTAAAATCATCATAGGTGAAGCCTAATCCCATGAGGACTTTTTCAGTATCGGCCTCTTTTGTTGAGCCTCCGATGATCCGGAAATGTTCCGTGGCCTGGATCAGTTTTTCAACCAGTGATGCATACCGGTGCGTTTCATGGTCCCTGATACCTACAATCTGATCAGAATAGTACCGAATTTTCTCTTCGAGTTCCAGAGCTT contains these protein-coding regions:
- a CDS encoding ABC-F family ATP-binding cassette domain-containing protein, coding for MFSVNNISMHFSGMYIFNDVSFLINGRDRIGLVGKNGAGKTTLIRIITRDIEPETGQVVIPSGKTVGYMPQEMNIFSTDPVFTEALSTFSEALELEEKIRYYSDQIVGIRDHETHRYASLVEKLIQATEHFRIIGGSTKEADTEKVLMGLGFTYDDFKRPLNTFSGGWQMRVELAKILLRKPDLLLLDEPTNHLDIDSIQWLEQFLIDYPGAVVLVSHDRALLDNVTTRTIEISLGKIYDYKTSYSGYVILREQQREKQLATYSNQQRQIAQIERFIERFRYKNTKSKQVQSRIKTLEKIEVVEIDVVDKSSIHFVFPPAQRSGKVVFEARSLTKKYDDLVVLNALDFVITRDEKVAFVGKNGEGKSTLSKIIAGVIDYSGHARLGHNIRVGYFAQNQAELLDQNKTVFDTIDEVAVGDMRSKVRDILGSFLFGGDTIYKWVKSLSGGEKSRLAIARLLLSPANLLILDEPTNHLDMQSKDIFKDALLQFQGTLVIVSHDRDFLQGLTNKVFEFRNHTIKQYFGDIYDFLESRKIDSLRILEASHVKEQSRIKNESLSENKLKYEQKKLFEREYRKLANRISKCESEIQKIEKEIKVIDEYFSSPEKYATQLQQKGIFEKYALLKQRLEEEMKSWEELNLQIEEIENQHKTEI